In Crinalium epipsammum PCC 9333, the following are encoded in one genomic region:
- a CDS encoding NADAR family protein: MTIYFYSTRENPYGCFSNFSAHGFNLDEAWWRTSEHYFQAQKFIGTPHVEQIRLVLTPKDAAKMGRERFRPLRSDWEQVKDDVMLKAVLCKFQTHADICEILLSTGNQLIVENSPIDYYWGCGADGSGKNKLGQVLMQVRDLLR, translated from the coding sequence ATGACAATTTACTTTTACTCTACTAGAGAAAACCCTTACGGCTGCTTTTCCAACTTTTCAGCGCATGGTTTCAATTTAGATGAAGCTTGGTGGCGTACCAGTGAACATTACTTTCAAGCACAAAAATTTATTGGTACTCCTCATGTTGAGCAAATACGCCTTGTACTCACGCCAAAAGATGCTGCCAAAATGGGGAGAGAACGCTTTCGCCCGCTACGTTCTGACTGGGAGCAAGTTAAAGATGATGTGATGCTGAAAGCGGTGTTATGCAAGTTTCAAACTCATGCAGATATTTGTGAAATACTACTATCAACGGGCAATCAATTAATTGTAGAAAATTCCCCTATAGATTATTACTGGGGATGTGGCGCTGATGGTAGTGGGAAAAATAAATTGGGACAAGTTTTAATGCAAGTGCGAGATTTATTACGGTAA
- a CDS encoding PAS domain-containing protein: protein MNNQSANFGAFDPINGRQSENVDLWLYERGIAATSCGVTITDATQPHNPIIYCNPAFESITGFPPEEVLGRNCKFLQGKDTDLAVVEQIRQALRTKQECQVVLKNYRKNGTPFWNELKISPVCDRNGNLTNFIGVQTDITSRIESEAALKASETRLRLALNAAKMGVWDWDVDSGKVTWSEEVESIFGLEAGGFGGTYEAYLNCIHPEDCYRVTQQMSRLAEIGGDFKIEHRILLPDGSVRWVVNRGAVLRDLIGAGVRMTGTVMDISDRKQAELALRQQLEIERLLNGIAQRIRQSLKLEEVLNTAVAEVRQFLKTDRVVLYRLNSDDSGVVVVESIAANWMPILGQSIQDSCFASKHFHHYQQGRIRAIEDIQTANIQKCHIKLLESFQVKANLVVPVLQGEKLWGLLIAHHCSEPRKWEEVEVDLLKQLSVQLAIALQQSELYQQVQTELTERKQAEAALRQSENNLKEQAMQLRLALNDLQSAQSQLIQSEKMSSLGQLVAGVAHEINNPVNFISGNINHASQYIQDLLNLVQLYQKNYPNPAEEIQEETEAIDLEFLVEDLPKMLDSMRIGTSRIREIVLSLRNFSRHDEAEKKPVDIHEGIDNTLLILQHRLKPNSNNPGVQVIKNYSDLPQVDCYAGQLNQVFMNIISNAIDALEEQPSPRIITISTELVIKSELGVWSCELSNNLSNNLLAHNYINEKSKGVLIRISDNGSGIPEAVQKKIFDPFFTTKSVGKGTGMGLSISYQVVVDRHGGQLTCLSTPGVGTEFLIAIPLENIEQKNAKAVATDLAITNDVDDQTQVLQRL from the coding sequence ATGAATAATCAATCAGCAAATTTTGGCGCATTTGATCCTATAAATGGGCGACAAAGCGAAAATGTAGATTTATGGCTGTATGAGCGCGGCATAGCAGCGACTAGCTGTGGGGTAACAATTACAGATGCGACTCAACCCCATAACCCAATCATTTATTGTAATCCTGCATTTGAAAGTATTACTGGATTTCCACCAGAGGAAGTATTAGGGCGCAACTGTAAGTTTTTACAAGGGAAAGATACTGATCTAGCAGTTGTAGAGCAAATTAGACAAGCGTTGCGTACAAAGCAAGAATGCCAGGTAGTATTAAAAAATTATCGCAAAAATGGCACACCTTTTTGGAATGAGTTAAAAATTTCTCCAGTGTGCGATCGCAACGGTAACTTAACAAATTTTATCGGCGTACAAACAGATATTACATCCCGCATTGAATCAGAAGCAGCACTCAAAGCAAGTGAGACGCGCTTGCGACTAGCGTTAAATGCTGCCAAGATGGGTGTTTGGGATTGGGATGTAGATAGTGGTAAAGTAACTTGGTCTGAGGAAGTAGAATCTATATTTGGTTTAGAAGCTGGTGGCTTTGGTGGTACTTACGAAGCTTATCTTAACTGCATTCATCCAGAAGATTGTTATCGTGTAACTCAGCAAATGTCTCGCCTCGCAGAGATAGGAGGAGACTTTAAGATTGAACATCGGATATTATTACCAGATGGAAGTGTGCGCTGGGTAGTAAATAGAGGCGCGGTGTTACGCGATCTCATTGGCGCAGGTGTGCGGATGACAGGGACAGTGATGGACATTAGCGATCGCAAGCAAGCCGAATTAGCTTTACGTCAGCAATTAGAAATAGAACGCTTATTAAATGGTATTGCTCAACGTATCCGCCAATCTTTGAAATTAGAGGAAGTTCTTAACACTGCTGTTGCCGAAGTGCGGCAATTTCTAAAAACAGATCGCGTAGTACTCTACCGCCTTAATTCAGATGACAGTGGCGTTGTAGTAGTTGAATCTATTGCAGCAAATTGGATGCCTATTTTGGGACAAAGTATCCAAGATTCCTGCTTTGCGAGTAAGCATTTCCATCATTATCAACAAGGTAGAATACGAGCAATTGAAGATATCCAAACTGCTAATATTCAAAAATGCCATATTAAATTACTAGAGAGTTTTCAAGTTAAAGCTAACCTTGTAGTTCCAGTATTGCAAGGAGAGAAATTATGGGGACTGCTAATTGCTCATCATTGCAGCGAACCCCGAAAATGGGAAGAAGTAGAAGTAGATTTGCTCAAGCAGTTAAGTGTACAACTGGCGATCGCACTTCAACAATCTGAACTATATCAGCAAGTACAAACAGAACTAACTGAACGCAAGCAAGCAGAAGCAGCCTTGCGACAATCAGAAAACAATTTAAAAGAGCAAGCAATGCAGCTAAGACTTGCTCTTAATGACTTGCAATCCGCTCAATCTCAACTCATTCAAAGCGAAAAAATGTCCAGTTTAGGACAACTTGTCGCTGGCGTAGCCCATGAAATTAACAATCCAGTTAACTTCATTTCAGGCAATATTAATCATGCAAGTCAATACATTCAAGATTTACTTAACTTAGTACAACTTTATCAAAAAAACTATCCTAACCCGGCAGAAGAAATTCAAGAAGAAACAGAGGCAATTGATTTAGAGTTTCTCGTCGAAGATTTACCAAAAATGCTCGACTCAATGAGGATTGGGACAAGTCGAATTAGAGAAATTGTTTTGTCACTTAGAAACTTCTCTCGCCATGACGAAGCTGAGAAAAAACCAGTTGACATCCATGAAGGGATAGATAACACCCTGTTAATCTTACAGCATCGTTTAAAACCTAATAGTAATAATCCGGGCGTACAAGTAATCAAAAATTACAGTGATTTGCCACAGGTAGATTGCTATGCAGGACAATTAAATCAGGTGTTTATGAACATCATCAGCAATGCAATTGATGCTTTAGAAGAACAACCTAGTCCTAGAATCATCACCATTAGCACAGAATTGGTAATTAAGTCTGAGTTGGGAGTTTGGAGTTGTGAACTGTCTAATAACTTAAGTAATAACTTGTTAGCACATAACTACATAAATGAAAAATCCAAAGGTGTATTGATCAGAATTTCTGACAATGGTTCTGGTATTCCCGAAGCAGTTCAGAAAAAAATATTTGATCCCTTCTTTACAACCAAATCAGTAGGGAAAGGTACTGGAATGGGTTTATCTATCAGCTATCAGGTTGTAGTTGATCGTCACGGCGGTCAATTAACCTGTTTGTCAACACCTGGAGTGGGAACTGAGTTTCTAATTGCTATTCCGCTAGAAAACATTGAGCAAAAAAATGCCAAAGCCGTTGCAACAGATTTAGCTATAACGAATGATGTTGACGATCAAACTCAGGTATTGCAACGCCTATGA
- the lpxA gene encoding acyl-ACP--UDP-N-acetylglucosamine O-acyltransferase: protein MAGVVPLKTVIHPTAVIHPNAEVHPTVRVGPYAVIGEGVKIGPETNIGAHVVLEGPTEIGARNQIFPGAAIGLDTQDLKYEGGATWLKIGDDNSIREFVTINRATGAGEATIIGNSNLLMAYVHVAHNCIIEDSVVVANGVALAGHVHIESQAVVGGLVGVHQFVHIGRMAMVGGMSKIVRDVPPFMLVDGNPSHVRSLNLIGLKRKGLQSTDISYLKKAFRIIYRSGLPVNQALEQLLLLPDNEYVQHLRRFLQLSQTDGRRGLIPGKRLSQNENDD from the coding sequence ATGGCTGGAGTAGTACCATTAAAGACAGTGATTCATCCCACTGCTGTTATCCACCCAAATGCTGAAGTACACCCAACGGTCAGGGTTGGGCCTTATGCAGTGATTGGAGAAGGTGTCAAAATTGGCCCAGAAACAAATATCGGCGCTCATGTAGTTTTAGAAGGCCCGACAGAAATTGGCGCTCGTAATCAAATTTTCCCAGGTGCAGCAATTGGTTTGGACACCCAAGATTTGAAATATGAAGGCGGCGCTACTTGGCTAAAAATTGGTGACGATAACAGCATCCGAGAGTTTGTGACGATTAACCGCGCCACTGGCGCGGGTGAAGCGACAATTATTGGTAATAGTAATCTGCTGATGGCTTATGTCCATGTTGCTCACAACTGCATTATTGAAGACTCTGTAGTGGTGGCTAATGGTGTTGCTTTAGCTGGTCATGTGCATATAGAGTCGCAAGCAGTAGTTGGTGGACTGGTGGGTGTGCATCAATTTGTGCATATTGGACGGATGGCAATGGTAGGAGGAATGAGCAAAATCGTTCGGGATGTGCCTCCTTTTATGTTGGTAGATGGTAATCCTTCTCATGTGCGATCGCTCAACTTGATTGGATTAAAACGTAAGGGTTTACAATCAACAGATATTTCTTATCTTAAAAAAGCTTTCAGAATAATCTATCGCTCTGGATTGCCTGTAAATCAAGCGTTAGAACAGCTACTTTTGTTACCAGATAACGAATACGTACAGCACTTACGACGCTTTTTACAGCTATCTCAAACCGATGGTCGTCGCGGTCTAATTCCTGGTAAACGGTTATCACAAAATGAGAACGATGACTAA
- the lpxB gene encoding lipid-A-disaccharide synthase: MSQKTKFTIFISTGEVSGDLQGALLIEALKRQALEVGLDLEIVALGGSRMAASGATLIQDTTAIGSVGILETLPFILPTLQVQQVAKQYLKQHPPDLLVLIDYMEPNLAIGNYVRRNLPQVPILFYIAPQVWVWSLGDKNTKRIISVTDQILAIFPEEARYFQERGASVSFVGHPLIDRIQAFPNRELARDKLGIESDQVAIALIPASRHQELKYLLPVIFQAAQKIQQQIPNAHFWIPLSLEVYRHKIEQAIEQYGLRATLVANQTPEVLAAVDLAITKSGTVNLELALLDIPQVVIYRVHPFTAWVGYKLLKFSIPFMSPPNLVLMKEIVPELQQTKATPENIVRESLELLLNQNRRRQVLAGYQEMRELLGDVGVCDRAAQEIFKLLTVNTSGM; this comes from the coding sequence ATGTCCCAAAAAACAAAATTTACTATCTTTATTAGTACGGGTGAGGTTTCTGGCGACCTACAAGGGGCATTGTTAATTGAAGCACTGAAGCGTCAAGCTTTAGAAGTAGGGCTGGATCTAGAGATTGTAGCTCTAGGTGGTTCGCGTATGGCTGCGTCGGGTGCTACTTTGATTCAAGATACTACTGCTATTGGTTCGGTGGGAATTTTAGAAACACTGCCGTTTATCTTACCGACGCTACAGGTTCAGCAGGTTGCTAAACAATATCTTAAACAACACCCGCCTGATTTGTTGGTGTTGATTGACTATATGGAGCCAAATTTAGCTATTGGCAATTATGTTCGCCGTAACCTGCCACAAGTACCAATATTATTTTATATTGCGCCTCAAGTGTGGGTATGGTCGCTAGGTGATAAAAATACTAAGCGGATTATTAGTGTTACTGACCAGATATTAGCAATTTTTCCTGAAGAAGCTCGCTATTTTCAAGAACGCGGTGCATCTGTTAGTTTTGTTGGGCATCCTCTGATAGACAGGATACAAGCATTTCCTAACCGAGAATTGGCAAGGGATAAATTGGGAATTGAGTCGGATCAAGTTGCGATCGCTCTTATACCTGCTTCTCGACATCAAGAGCTAAAATATCTCTTGCCAGTAATATTTCAAGCTGCACAAAAAATCCAACAACAAATTCCTAATGCCCACTTCTGGATTCCGCTTTCTTTAGAAGTATATCGTCATAAAATTGAACAAGCAATTGAGCAATATGGTTTGCGTGCTACCTTAGTGGCTAATCAAACTCCAGAGGTGCTGGCAGCAGTTGACTTGGCAATTACTAAATCTGGTACGGTTAACTTAGAACTTGCTTTGCTAGATATTCCCCAAGTAGTTATCTACCGAGTTCACCCGTTTACTGCTTGGGTTGGTTATAAGTTGTTAAAGTTTTCTATTCCCTTCATGTCCCCACCAAATTTGGTGTTAATGAAGGAAATTGTGCCAGAGTTACAACAAACAAAAGCTACACCAGAAAATATTGTCCGAGAATCTTTAGAATTGTTGTTAAATCAAAATCGCCGTCGGCAAGTTTTAGCTGGATATCAAGAAATGCGTGAACTTTTGGGGGACGTGGGAGTATGCGATCGCGCGGCTCAAGAAATCTTTAAGTTATTAACTGTTAATACTTCTGGAATGTAA
- a CDS encoding ATP-binding protein: MASDYYPDYNNVPPNNNSQNQGLLSSGWRPLTRGLDLGYAFHLLFSDTQELTRKTLDITSDIANALGRNEYTWWANLLNVFSDNTRYELNEFWNYVTPEPHVPDYQYKELISTLTPVTQLVSRESIPIEYVLNRLQEITVFKILDVLGRPDSITQYYIERYYYYPVERFSKWDRIETIGTVFAYWSKQQVWLQIENYDRKVRNYTLIAKDLAPLVNKATYNLAVILSGYKSRVGQINSQYPIRQFPADIQSFTDTVQQAIIDQNQLAVLVHGEPGTGKTAWTQAVAKEILMPLGYVIFILDHDAVENFVPPSYLERICIIINEADNLAQDRASLAAQGNSKTEHILSLLDGTLYQSVIEETGIQAQQKLVFLLTCNTTERLDPAVLRKGRVDFMYEFTYKFV, encoded by the coding sequence ATTACAATAATGTACCTCCCAATAACAACTCTCAAAATCAAGGGTTGCTCAGTTCAGGCTGGCGACCATTAACCAGAGGCTTGGATTTGGGATATGCGTTTCATCTTCTATTTAGCGATACACAAGAATTAACTCGTAAAACCTTAGATATTACCAGCGATATTGCTAATGCCCTTGGTCGCAATGAATATACATGGTGGGCGAATCTATTAAATGTTTTTTCGGATAATACTCGATATGAGCTAAATGAATTTTGGAATTACGTCACTCCTGAACCGCACGTACCAGATTACCAATATAAAGAACTTATTAGCACTCTCACACCAGTTACACAGTTAGTCAGCAGAGAAAGTATTCCTATTGAGTATGTTCTTAATCGCTTACAAGAAATCACTGTTTTTAAAATTTTGGATGTGTTAGGTCGCCCTGATAGTATTACCCAATATTATATTGAGCGATATTATTATTATCCAGTAGAGCGATTTAGCAAATGGGATCGGATTGAAACAATCGGTACTGTTTTTGCTTATTGGAGTAAACAGCAAGTTTGGCTACAAATCGAAAACTACGATCGCAAAGTCCGCAACTATACTTTAATCGCTAAAGATTTAGCACCGCTAGTTAACAAAGCAACTTACAACTTAGCTGTGATTCTAAGTGGGTATAAAAGCCGTGTTGGACAGATTAACAGCCAGTATCCAATTCGACAATTTCCTGCTGATATTCAAAGCTTTACTGACACAGTACAGCAAGCAATTATCGATCAAAATCAACTAGCTGTATTAGTACACGGAGAACCAGGGACAGGTAAAACAGCTTGGACACAAGCAGTTGCTAAAGAGATTTTAATGCCTCTGGGTTATGTAATTTTTATTTTGGATCATGATGCAGTTGAAAATTTTGTACCGCCAAGTTATTTAGAACGAATTTGCATCATTATTAATGAAGCGGATAATTTAGCACAAGATCGTGCTAGTTTAGCAGCACAAGGCAATAGTAAAACTGAACATATTCTCAGTTTGCTTGATGGCACTTTGTATCAAAGTGTGATTGAAGAAACTGGTATTCAGGCGCAACAAAAATTAGTGTTTTTGTTGACTTGTAATACTACTGAAAGATTAGACCCAGCCGTTTTGCGTAAGGGCCGAGTAGATTTTATGTATGAATTTACTTACAAATTTGTTTAA
- the fabZ gene encoding 3-hydroxyacyl-ACP dehydratase FabZ: protein MSTLIEINHANSDSSLKTEPAHVDQLATSATQQSPKTPVYNLEEIQKLLPHRYPFALVDRIMEYAPGESAVGLKNVTFNEPYFQGHFPGRPLMPGVMIVEAMAQVGGIVLTQLPDIEGNLFVFAGIDKVRFRRPVVPGDQLVMSVELICVKRRRFAKMQARAHVDGQLVAEGELMFSLID, encoded by the coding sequence ATGTCCACACTGATTGAAATCAATCACGCCAATTCTGATAGCAGCCTTAAAACTGAACCTGCTCACGTTGATCAACTAGCTACTAGCGCAACACAGCAGTCGCCTAAAACACCTGTTTACAATCTCGAAGAGATTCAAAAGCTGCTTCCCCACCGTTATCCGTTTGCGCTCGTTGATCGCATTATGGAGTATGCACCAGGGGAAAGTGCTGTTGGTCTGAAAAACGTCACTTTTAATGAACCTTATTTTCAAGGGCATTTTCCAGGTCGTCCGTTAATGCCTGGAGTGATGATTGTGGAAGCAATGGCACAGGTAGGTGGCATTGTTTTAACTCAGCTACCCGATATAGAAGGCAACTTATTTGTGTTTGCGGGTATTGATAAAGTACGGTTTCGCCGTCCAGTTGTACCAGGCGACCAGTTGGTGATGAGCGTGGAACTGATATGTGTCAAGCGCCGTCGTTTTGCTAAGATGCAGGCTCGCGCTCATGTTGATGGTCAGCTAGTAGCAGAAGGCGAACTGATGTTTTCTTTAATTGACTAA